Proteins encoded within one genomic window of Cyanobacterium sp. T60_A2020_053:
- a CDS encoding AbrB/MazE/SpoVT family DNA-binding domain-containing protein: MSVISKWGNSLAVRIPKSIIAQLKLEALHHCGMICNFLIG; encoded by the coding sequence ATGTCAGTTATTAGTAAATGGGGAAATAGTTTAGCAGTAAGAATTCCCAAATCAATTATAGCTCAGTTAAAATTAGAGGCGTTGCATCATTGCGGGATGATATGCAATTTTCTGATAGGTTGA